In Equus przewalskii isolate Varuska chromosome 6, EquPr2, whole genome shotgun sequence, one DNA window encodes the following:
- the LOC103553795 gene encoding olfactory receptor 52I2-like, protein MEIPATFFLVGIPGLQSLHFWLAISLSVMYTIALLGNTLVMTIIWVDSTLQEPMYRFLCILAAVDIVMASSVVPKMVSIFSSGDNSISFSACFTQMYFVHAATAVETGLLLAMAFDRYVAICKPLHYKRILTPQVMLGMSVVIIIRAVIFMTPLSWMVSHLPFCGSKVVLHSYCEHIAVAKLTCADPKPSCLYGLIASSIIVGSDVAFIAVCYNLILQAVFVLSSKNAQLKALSTCGSHMGVMALYYLPGMASVYVVWLGEDTVPLYTQVLLADLYLVIPPTLNPIIYGLRIKQIRERMWSMLMHCLFDHSNLGSRTQSLFRP, encoded by the coding sequence ATGGAAATCCCTGCCACCTTCTTCCTTGTGGGTATCCCAGGTTTACAGTCTTTACATTTTTGGCTGGCTATCTCACTGAGTGTCATGTATACCATAGCCCTGTTAGGAAACACCCTCGTAATGACCATAATCTGGGTGGATTCCACTTTACAAGAGCCCATGTACCGCTTCCTGTGTATTCTGGCTGCTGTGGACATCGTTATGGCCTCCTCTGTGGTGCCCAAGATGGTGAGCATCTTCTCCTCAGGAGACAACTCCATCAGCTTTAGTGCTTGTTTCACTCAGATGTACTTTGTCCACGCAGCCACAGCTGTGGAGACAGGGCTGCTGCTGGCCATGGCTTTTGACCGCTATGTAGCCATCTGTAAGCCCCTACACTATAAGAGAATTCTCACACCTCAAGTGATGCTGGGAATGAGTGTGGTCATCATAATCAGAGCTGTCATATTCATGACTCCATTGAGTTGGATGGTGAGTCATCTACCTTTCTGTGGCTCTAAAGTGGTTCTCCATTCCTACTGTGAGCACATAGCTGTGGCCAAGCTGACATGTGCTGACCCCAAGCCCAGTTGTCTCTATGGTCTGATTGCTTCCTCGATTATTGTGGGCTCTGATGTGGCCTTCATTGCTGTCTGCTATAACCTGATTCTCCAGGCAGTATTTGTTCTTTCCTCAAAGAATGCTCAGTTGAAAGCCTTAAGCACATGTGGCTCCCACATGGGGGTTATGGCTCTGTACTATTTACCTGGGATGGCATCTGTCTATGTGGTCTGGCTAGGGGAGGACACAGTGCCTTTGTACACCCAGGTGCTGTTAGCTGACTTATACCTGGTCATCCCACCCACCTTAAACCCCATCATTTATGGCCTGAGGATCAAACAAATACGGGAGCGAATGTGGAGCATGCTGATGCACTGCCTCTTTGACCACTCCAACTTGGGTTCAAGAACACAAAGTCTATTTAGACCTTGA